One window of Streptomyces sp. FIT100 genomic DNA carries:
- a CDS encoding HAD family hydrolase, whose translation MAPTAPEPRPRPLTVGFDLDMTLIDSRPGIHAAYRALSAETGVHIDADLAVTRLGPPLEQELAHWFPDHRIQEMGDRYREIYPAHAIAPTLAMPGAREAVAAVQALGGRAIVVTAKHEPNARLHLDHLGIEPDAVVGWLWAEAKAEALREHGARVYVGDHTGDVRGARTAGALSVAVPTGPCAEGELREAGADVVLPDLTAFPEWLAAYTNAAYTDASCSDAACSDAACSDASCAAPSSAGAP comes from the coding sequence ATGGCTCCCACGGCTCCGGAACCCCGCCCCCGCCCGCTGACCGTCGGCTTCGACCTCGACATGACGCTGATCGACTCCCGCCCCGGCATCCACGCCGCCTACCGCGCGCTCTCCGCCGAGACGGGTGTCCACATCGACGCAGACCTCGCCGTCACCCGGCTCGGGCCGCCCCTGGAGCAGGAGCTCGCACACTGGTTCCCCGACCACCGGATCCAGGAGATGGGCGACCGCTACCGGGAGATCTACCCCGCGCACGCGATCGCCCCGACCCTCGCGATGCCGGGCGCCCGCGAGGCCGTGGCGGCCGTCCAGGCGCTCGGCGGGCGGGCGATCGTGGTCACCGCCAAGCACGAGCCGAACGCCAGGCTGCACCTCGACCACCTCGGCATCGAGCCGGACGCCGTCGTCGGCTGGCTGTGGGCCGAGGCCAAGGCCGAGGCGCTGCGCGAGCACGGGGCGCGGGTGTACGTCGGCGACCACACCGGCGACGTGCGCGGGGCGCGTACCGCCGGGGCGCTGTCCGTCGCCGTACCGACCGGGCCGTGTGCGGAGGGCGAACTGCGGGAGGCGGGGGCGGACGTGGTCCTGCCGGACCTCACGGCCTTCCCCGAGTGGCTCGCGGCGTACACCAATGCGGCCTACACCGACGCGAGCTGCTCCGATGCGGCCTGCTCCGACGCCGCCTGCTCCGACGCGAGCTGCGCTGCCCCGTCCTCCGCCGGCGCGCCCTAG
- a CDS encoding cold-shock protein — protein MPTGKVKWFNSEKGFGFLSRDDGGDVFVHSSVLPDGVDSLKPGQRVEFGVVAGQRGDQALSVTVLDPTPSVAAAQRRKPDELASIVQDLTTLLENITPQLERGRYPDKAHGAKIAGLLRAVADQLDV, from the coding sequence GTGCCTACCGGCAAGGTCAAGTGGTTCAACAGCGAGAAGGGCTTCGGCTTTCTCTCCCGCGACGACGGCGGCGACGTCTTCGTCCACTCGTCGGTGCTTCCTGACGGAGTCGACAGCCTCAAGCCAGGACAGCGGGTCGAATTCGGTGTCGTCGCGGGCCAGCGCGGCGACCAGGCGCTGTCGGTGACGGTCCTGGACCCGACTCCGTCCGTCGCCGCCGCGCAGCGCCGCAAGCCGGACGAGCTCGCGTCGATCGTGCAGGACCTGACGACGCTCCTGGAGAACATCACGCCCCAGCTGGAGCGCGGCCGTTATCCCGACAAGGCCCATGGCGCGAAGATCGCGGGCCTGTTGCGCGCGGTGGCCGACCAGCTCGACGTCTAG